The following proteins are encoded in a genomic region of Grus americana isolate bGruAme1 chromosome 5, bGruAme1.mat, whole genome shotgun sequence:
- the LRRC56 gene encoding leucine-rich repeat-containing protein 56 isoform X4 — protein MQNSSGIGRKGAYLPNLKELKLNNSLLVSVRDLGTTLSHLHVLWMACCGLSDLDGISSCSSLKELYIAYNNISDLSQLTWLDHLEVLDLEGNNIEDINQMQYLGLCCKLSHLTVEGNLICLKPNAESAEEPDYNYRAEVKKLIPHLEYLDEIPASQTALLPSRKMHEDWLIIKESIKEDVLAGDISWLDPCLGAVARQSGYGPRPPTSSRPGTVQWSASAGRSSNAHLLYSGYPLPDPTVSDELFPEDDSSDLTHGLSQVICGNPTKALCARRQKLGPPAVSALKLCSLRMENFYGSGGGGALHQEDVFSELRVQRAQCKRCLQTDQQEEATQALKLTLSHEEEGEDCSLTDSCEDELRESCDEDLIERLSLDSSCQSCLSQYSSGSSQAQESALSSKPNRCLIPSPPKSPSPASVMGVAARPWKTRIRHLKITSQEEDRQWTQQCQSRVHQETSAYPLGKELALLNQHSMPAASRSQGQHQPAGTTSQRRPISGPAAVGSTSIRPMMDESPPGEINHHQSAVRSSTKALERFGLMNTAWPLTAKAILQSLPDRPTASTTSQNKSSWS, from the exons GGATCTTGGAACCACATTGTCCCATCTCCATGTCCTGTGGATGGCTTGCTGTGGGCTCTCGGATTTAGATGGGATctcttcctgcagctctctAAAA GAACTCTACATAGCCTATAACAATATCTCTGACCTGAGCCAGCTGACCTGGTTGGATCACCTTGAGGTTTTGGACCTGGAAGGGAACAATATCGAGGACATCAACCAGATGCAGTACCTGGGACTTTGTTGTAAGCTGAGCCACCTGACAGTGGAGGGCAACCTTATTTGTCTGAAGCCAAATGCAGAATCTGCAGAG GAGCCAGATTATAATTACAGAGCTGAAGTAAAAAAACTCATTCCCCACTTGGAGTATTTGGACGAAATACCAGCAAGCCAGActgctctccttccttccaggaAGATGCATGAGGATTGGCTAATCATCAAGGAATCCATCAAGGAAGATGTTTTAGCTGGAGACATTTCATGGTTAG ATCCCTGTCTTGGGGCAGTAGCAAGGCAGTCTGGATATGGCCCAAGACCCCCAACATCTTCCAGACCTGGAACTGTGCAGTGGTCTGCTAGTGCGGGGAGATCTAGCAACGCCCACCTGTTGTACAGTGGCTATCCTCTTCCAGATCCCACTGTTTCTGATGAGCTGTTCCCAGAAGATGACTCCAGTGATTTGACACATG GACTCAGTCAAGTTATATGTGGGAACCCCACCAAGGCCCTTTGTGCAAGGAGGCAAAAGCTAGGT CCACCTGCAGTGAGCGCTTTGAAACTGTGCAGTCTCAGGATGGAAAACTTTTATGgctctggaggaggaggagctctGCACCAAGAAGATGTGTTTTCTGAACTGAGAGTCCAGAGAGCGCAGTGCAAGCG GTGCCTGCAAACAGATCAGCAAGAAGAGGCCACCCAAGCACTGAAGTTAACTCTTAGTCATGAGGAAGAGGGTGAAGACTGCAGCCTGACTGACAGCTGTGAAGATGAGTTGAGGGAGAGCTGTGATGAGGACCTCATTGAAAGGCTTTCTCTTGATTCTTCTTGCCAGtcctgtctctcacagtattcCTCAG GTTCATCACAGGCTCAGGAAAGTGCATTGTCCTCCAAACCGAACCGTTGTCTAATTCCATCTCCTCCAAAAAGCCCTTCGCCTGCATCTGTAATGGGTGTTGCAGCAAGACCCTGGAAAACAAGGATAAGACACCTAAAAATAACCAGCCAAGAGGAGGATAGGCAGTGGACACAGCAATGCCAGTCAAGGGTTCATCAAGAAACTTCAGCCTACCCTCTGGGCAAGGAACTTGCTCTCCTGAACCAGCACAGCATGCCAGCTGCCTCCAGATCCCAAGGGCAGCACCAGCCTGCTGGGACCACCAGCCAGCGAAGGCCTATTTCAGGACCAGCAGCTGTTGGATCAACAAGCATCAG gCCCATGATGGATGAGAGCCCTCCTGGAGAGATCAACCACCACCAGTCAGCTGTCCGTTCGTCCACAAAAGCCTTGGAGAGATTTGGGCTGATGAATACTGCTTGGCCCCTGACTGCCAAGGCCATACTGCAGTCATTGCCAGACAGACCCACTGCCTCAACAACATCTCAGAACAAAAGTTCCTGGTCCTAG
- the LRRC56 gene encoding leucine-rich repeat-containing protein 56 isoform X5, which produces MTESYLWMNTFPPGNWDLGTTLSHLHVLWMACCGLSDLDGISSCSSLKELYIAYNNISDLSQLTWLDHLEVLDLEGNNIEDINQMQYLGLCCKLSHLTVEGNLICLKPNAESAEEPDYNYRAEVKKLIPHLEYLDEIPASQTALLPSRKMHEDWLIIKESIKEDVLAGDISWLDPCLGAVARQSGYGPRPPTSSRPGTVQWSASAGRSSNAHLLYSGYPLPDPTVSDELFPEDDSSDLTHGLSQVICGNPTKALCARRQKLGPPAVSALKLCSLRMENFYGSGGGGALHQEDVFSELRVQRAQCKRCLQTDQQEEATQALKLTLSHEEEGEDCSLTDSCEDELRESCDEDLIERLSLDSSCQSCLSQYSSGSSQAQESALSSKPNRCLIPSPPKSPSPASVMGVAARPWKTRIRHLKITSQEEDRQWTQQCQSRVHQETSAYPLGKELALLNQHSMPAASRSQGQHQPAGTTSQRRPISGPAAVGSTSIRPMMDESPPGEINHHQSAVRSSTKALERFGLMNTAWPLTAKAILQSLPDRPTASTTSQNKSSWS; this is translated from the exons GGATCTTGGAACCACATTGTCCCATCTCCATGTCCTGTGGATGGCTTGCTGTGGGCTCTCGGATTTAGATGGGATctcttcctgcagctctctAAAA GAACTCTACATAGCCTATAACAATATCTCTGACCTGAGCCAGCTGACCTGGTTGGATCACCTTGAGGTTTTGGACCTGGAAGGGAACAATATCGAGGACATCAACCAGATGCAGTACCTGGGACTTTGTTGTAAGCTGAGCCACCTGACAGTGGAGGGCAACCTTATTTGTCTGAAGCCAAATGCAGAATCTGCAGAG GAGCCAGATTATAATTACAGAGCTGAAGTAAAAAAACTCATTCCCCACTTGGAGTATTTGGACGAAATACCAGCAAGCCAGActgctctccttccttccaggaAGATGCATGAGGATTGGCTAATCATCAAGGAATCCATCAAGGAAGATGTTTTAGCTGGAGACATTTCATGGTTAG ATCCCTGTCTTGGGGCAGTAGCAAGGCAGTCTGGATATGGCCCAAGACCCCCAACATCTTCCAGACCTGGAACTGTGCAGTGGTCTGCTAGTGCGGGGAGATCTAGCAACGCCCACCTGTTGTACAGTGGCTATCCTCTTCCAGATCCCACTGTTTCTGATGAGCTGTTCCCAGAAGATGACTCCAGTGATTTGACACATG GACTCAGTCAAGTTATATGTGGGAACCCCACCAAGGCCCTTTGTGCAAGGAGGCAAAAGCTAGGT CCACCTGCAGTGAGCGCTTTGAAACTGTGCAGTCTCAGGATGGAAAACTTTTATGgctctggaggaggaggagctctGCACCAAGAAGATGTGTTTTCTGAACTGAGAGTCCAGAGAGCGCAGTGCAAGCG GTGCCTGCAAACAGATCAGCAAGAAGAGGCCACCCAAGCACTGAAGTTAACTCTTAGTCATGAGGAAGAGGGTGAAGACTGCAGCCTGACTGACAGCTGTGAAGATGAGTTGAGGGAGAGCTGTGATGAGGACCTCATTGAAAGGCTTTCTCTTGATTCTTCTTGCCAGtcctgtctctcacagtattcCTCAG GTTCATCACAGGCTCAGGAAAGTGCATTGTCCTCCAAACCGAACCGTTGTCTAATTCCATCTCCTCCAAAAAGCCCTTCGCCTGCATCTGTAATGGGTGTTGCAGCAAGACCCTGGAAAACAAGGATAAGACACCTAAAAATAACCAGCCAAGAGGAGGATAGGCAGTGGACACAGCAATGCCAGTCAAGGGTTCATCAAGAAACTTCAGCCTACCCTCTGGGCAAGGAACTTGCTCTCCTGAACCAGCACAGCATGCCAGCTGCCTCCAGATCCCAAGGGCAGCACCAGCCTGCTGGGACCACCAGCCAGCGAAGGCCTATTTCAGGACCAGCAGCTGTTGGATCAACAAGCATCAG gCCCATGATGGATGAGAGCCCTCCTGGAGAGATCAACCACCACCAGTCAGCTGTCCGTTCGTCCACAAAAGCCTTGGAGAGATTTGGGCTGATGAATACTGCTTGGCCCCTGACTGCCAAGGCCATACTGCAGTCATTGCCAGACAGACCCACTGCCTCAACAACATCTCAGAACAAAAGTTCCTGGTCCTAG
- the LRRC56 gene encoding leucine-rich repeat-containing protein 56 isoform X6, protein MACCGLSDLDGISSCSSLKELYIAYNNISDLSQLTWLDHLEVLDLEGNNIEDINQMQYLGLCCKLSHLTVEGNLICLKPNAESAEEPDYNYRAEVKKLIPHLEYLDEIPASQTALLPSRKMHEDWLIIKESIKEDVLAGDISWLDPCLGAVARQSGYGPRPPTSSRPGTVQWSASAGRSSNAHLLYSGYPLPDPTVSDELFPEDDSSDLTHGLSQVICGNPTKALCARRQKLGPPAVSALKLCSLRMENFYGSGGGGALHQEDVFSELRVQRAQCKRCLQTDQQEEATQALKLTLSHEEEGEDCSLTDSCEDELRESCDEDLIERLSLDSSCQSCLSQYSSGSSQAQESALSSKPNRCLIPSPPKSPSPASVMGVAARPWKTRIRHLKITSQEEDRQWTQQCQSRVHQETSAYPLGKELALLNQHSMPAASRSQGQHQPAGTTSQRRPISGPAAVGSTSIRPMMDESPPGEINHHQSAVRSSTKALERFGLMNTAWPLTAKAILQSLPDRPTASTTSQNKSSWS, encoded by the exons ATGGCTTGCTGTGGGCTCTCGGATTTAGATGGGATctcttcctgcagctctctAAAA GAACTCTACATAGCCTATAACAATATCTCTGACCTGAGCCAGCTGACCTGGTTGGATCACCTTGAGGTTTTGGACCTGGAAGGGAACAATATCGAGGACATCAACCAGATGCAGTACCTGGGACTTTGTTGTAAGCTGAGCCACCTGACAGTGGAGGGCAACCTTATTTGTCTGAAGCCAAATGCAGAATCTGCAGAG GAGCCAGATTATAATTACAGAGCTGAAGTAAAAAAACTCATTCCCCACTTGGAGTATTTGGACGAAATACCAGCAAGCCAGActgctctccttccttccaggaAGATGCATGAGGATTGGCTAATCATCAAGGAATCCATCAAGGAAGATGTTTTAGCTGGAGACATTTCATGGTTAG ATCCCTGTCTTGGGGCAGTAGCAAGGCAGTCTGGATATGGCCCAAGACCCCCAACATCTTCCAGACCTGGAACTGTGCAGTGGTCTGCTAGTGCGGGGAGATCTAGCAACGCCCACCTGTTGTACAGTGGCTATCCTCTTCCAGATCCCACTGTTTCTGATGAGCTGTTCCCAGAAGATGACTCCAGTGATTTGACACATG GACTCAGTCAAGTTATATGTGGGAACCCCACCAAGGCCCTTTGTGCAAGGAGGCAAAAGCTAGGT CCACCTGCAGTGAGCGCTTTGAAACTGTGCAGTCTCAGGATGGAAAACTTTTATGgctctggaggaggaggagctctGCACCAAGAAGATGTGTTTTCTGAACTGAGAGTCCAGAGAGCGCAGTGCAAGCG GTGCCTGCAAACAGATCAGCAAGAAGAGGCCACCCAAGCACTGAAGTTAACTCTTAGTCATGAGGAAGAGGGTGAAGACTGCAGCCTGACTGACAGCTGTGAAGATGAGTTGAGGGAGAGCTGTGATGAGGACCTCATTGAAAGGCTTTCTCTTGATTCTTCTTGCCAGtcctgtctctcacagtattcCTCAG GTTCATCACAGGCTCAGGAAAGTGCATTGTCCTCCAAACCGAACCGTTGTCTAATTCCATCTCCTCCAAAAAGCCCTTCGCCTGCATCTGTAATGGGTGTTGCAGCAAGACCCTGGAAAACAAGGATAAGACACCTAAAAATAACCAGCCAAGAGGAGGATAGGCAGTGGACACAGCAATGCCAGTCAAGGGTTCATCAAGAAACTTCAGCCTACCCTCTGGGCAAGGAACTTGCTCTCCTGAACCAGCACAGCATGCCAGCTGCCTCCAGATCCCAAGGGCAGCACCAGCCTGCTGGGACCACCAGCCAGCGAAGGCCTATTTCAGGACCAGCAGCTGTTGGATCAACAAGCATCAG gCCCATGATGGATGAGAGCCCTCCTGGAGAGATCAACCACCACCAGTCAGCTGTCCGTTCGTCCACAAAAGCCTTGGAGAGATTTGGGCTGATGAATACTGCTTGGCCCCTGACTGCCAAGGCCATACTGCAGTCATTGCCAGACAGACCCACTGCCTCAACAACATCTCAGAACAAAAGTTCCTGGTCCTAG
- the LRRC56 gene encoding leucine-rich repeat-containing protein 56 isoform X3, whose amino-acid sequence MKDCMFERPFVASPGLNFISLAVLPLHFLLLRLTIGKNLQRDLGTTLSHLHVLWMACCGLSDLDGISSCSSLKELYIAYNNISDLSQLTWLDHLEVLDLEGNNIEDINQMQYLGLCCKLSHLTVEGNLICLKPNAESAEEPDYNYRAEVKKLIPHLEYLDEIPASQTALLPSRKMHEDWLIIKESIKEDVLAGDISWLDPCLGAVARQSGYGPRPPTSSRPGTVQWSASAGRSSNAHLLYSGYPLPDPTVSDELFPEDDSSDLTHGLSQVICGNPTKALCARRQKLGPPAVSALKLCSLRMENFYGSGGGGALHQEDVFSELRVQRAQCKRCLQTDQQEEATQALKLTLSHEEEGEDCSLTDSCEDELRESCDEDLIERLSLDSSCQSCLSQYSSGSSQAQESALSSKPNRCLIPSPPKSPSPASVMGVAARPWKTRIRHLKITSQEEDRQWTQQCQSRVHQETSAYPLGKELALLNQHSMPAASRSQGQHQPAGTTSQRRPISGPAAVGSTSIRPMMDESPPGEINHHQSAVRSSTKALERFGLMNTAWPLTAKAILQSLPDRPTASTTSQNKSSWS is encoded by the exons GGATCTTGGAACCACATTGTCCCATCTCCATGTCCTGTGGATGGCTTGCTGTGGGCTCTCGGATTTAGATGGGATctcttcctgcagctctctAAAA GAACTCTACATAGCCTATAACAATATCTCTGACCTGAGCCAGCTGACCTGGTTGGATCACCTTGAGGTTTTGGACCTGGAAGGGAACAATATCGAGGACATCAACCAGATGCAGTACCTGGGACTTTGTTGTAAGCTGAGCCACCTGACAGTGGAGGGCAACCTTATTTGTCTGAAGCCAAATGCAGAATCTGCAGAG GAGCCAGATTATAATTACAGAGCTGAAGTAAAAAAACTCATTCCCCACTTGGAGTATTTGGACGAAATACCAGCAAGCCAGActgctctccttccttccaggaAGATGCATGAGGATTGGCTAATCATCAAGGAATCCATCAAGGAAGATGTTTTAGCTGGAGACATTTCATGGTTAG ATCCCTGTCTTGGGGCAGTAGCAAGGCAGTCTGGATATGGCCCAAGACCCCCAACATCTTCCAGACCTGGAACTGTGCAGTGGTCTGCTAGTGCGGGGAGATCTAGCAACGCCCACCTGTTGTACAGTGGCTATCCTCTTCCAGATCCCACTGTTTCTGATGAGCTGTTCCCAGAAGATGACTCCAGTGATTTGACACATG GACTCAGTCAAGTTATATGTGGGAACCCCACCAAGGCCCTTTGTGCAAGGAGGCAAAAGCTAGGT CCACCTGCAGTGAGCGCTTTGAAACTGTGCAGTCTCAGGATGGAAAACTTTTATGgctctggaggaggaggagctctGCACCAAGAAGATGTGTTTTCTGAACTGAGAGTCCAGAGAGCGCAGTGCAAGCG GTGCCTGCAAACAGATCAGCAAGAAGAGGCCACCCAAGCACTGAAGTTAACTCTTAGTCATGAGGAAGAGGGTGAAGACTGCAGCCTGACTGACAGCTGTGAAGATGAGTTGAGGGAGAGCTGTGATGAGGACCTCATTGAAAGGCTTTCTCTTGATTCTTCTTGCCAGtcctgtctctcacagtattcCTCAG GTTCATCACAGGCTCAGGAAAGTGCATTGTCCTCCAAACCGAACCGTTGTCTAATTCCATCTCCTCCAAAAAGCCCTTCGCCTGCATCTGTAATGGGTGTTGCAGCAAGACCCTGGAAAACAAGGATAAGACACCTAAAAATAACCAGCCAAGAGGAGGATAGGCAGTGGACACAGCAATGCCAGTCAAGGGTTCATCAAGAAACTTCAGCCTACCCTCTGGGCAAGGAACTTGCTCTCCTGAACCAGCACAGCATGCCAGCTGCCTCCAGATCCCAAGGGCAGCACCAGCCTGCTGGGACCACCAGCCAGCGAAGGCCTATTTCAGGACCAGCAGCTGTTGGATCAACAAGCATCAG gCCCATGATGGATGAGAGCCCTCCTGGAGAGATCAACCACCACCAGTCAGCTGTCCGTTCGTCCACAAAAGCCTTGGAGAGATTTGGGCTGATGAATACTGCTTGGCCCCTGACTGCCAAGGCCATACTGCAGTCATTGCCAGACAGACCCACTGCCTCAACAACATCTCAGAACAAAAGTTCCTGGTCCTAG